The proteins below are encoded in one region of Amycolatopsis magusensis:
- a CDS encoding nitroreductase/quinone reductase family protein encodes MPHDVVLKLMNGVHRGLMKATGGRAGWRVAGMPVLELTTVGRKSGQKRTVILTAPVREKETLVVVASRGGDDHHPAWFLNLRDNPEVEVALKGAPAQPMKARIATAEERGELWPRITADFRNYRAYQDKTSREIPLVLLEPR; translated from the coding sequence ATGCCACATGACGTCGTGCTGAAGCTGATGAACGGGGTCCACCGGGGCCTGATGAAGGCCACCGGCGGGCGAGCGGGCTGGCGGGTCGCGGGCATGCCGGTGCTGGAACTGACCACGGTCGGCCGCAAATCCGGGCAGAAGCGGACGGTGATACTCACCGCTCCCGTGCGGGAGAAGGAAACCCTCGTGGTGGTCGCTTCCCGCGGTGGCGACGACCACCACCCCGCGTGGTTTCTGAACCTGCGGGACAACCCCGAGGTCGAGGTGGCGCTGAAGGGCGCGCCCGCCCAGCCGATGAAGGCCAGGATCGCCACCGCCGAGGAACGCGGCGAGCTGTGGCCGCGGATCACCGCCGACTTCCGGAACTACCGCGCCTACCAGGACAAGACCTCGCGGGAGATCCCGTTGGTGCTGCTGGAACCGCGGTAG
- a CDS encoding NAD(P)-dependent alcohol dehydrogenase yields MKAVQVVGYGEKPRLAEVPAPEVTAPFDVVVRIGGAGVCRTDLHILEGQWAEKSGVALPYTIGHENAGWVHAAGSAVTHVAEGDKVILHPLLTCGLCRACRSGDDVHCAQSRFPGIDTDGGYAEYLKTSARSVVRIDDSLEPADVAALADAGLTAYHAAAKAARVLRPGDRCVVLGAGGLGHIGIQVLKALTPAELVVVDRNADAVKLAESIGADHGVVADGGQVDEVLTLTGGHGAEVVLDFVGEGGATKDGVRMLRRAGDYHVVGYGENLDVPTIDIISAELDFIGNLVGSYTDLCELMALAAQGRVRLHTAKYPLERFQDALDDLDAGRVRGRAILTP; encoded by the coding sequence ATGAAGGCAGTGCAGGTGGTCGGCTACGGGGAGAAGCCGCGGCTGGCCGAGGTGCCGGCCCCGGAGGTCACCGCTCCGTTCGACGTGGTCGTGCGGATCGGCGGCGCCGGGGTGTGCCGCACCGATCTCCACATCCTCGAAGGGCAGTGGGCGGAGAAGTCCGGAGTGGCGCTGCCCTACACGATCGGGCACGAGAACGCGGGCTGGGTGCACGCGGCAGGCAGCGCGGTCACCCACGTCGCCGAGGGCGACAAGGTGATCCTGCACCCGCTGCTCACCTGCGGGCTCTGCCGCGCCTGCCGCTCCGGTGACGATGTCCACTGTGCACAGTCGCGGTTCCCCGGCATCGACACCGACGGCGGATACGCCGAATATCTCAAGACTTCCGCACGCAGCGTCGTCCGGATCGACGACTCGCTCGAACCCGCCGACGTGGCCGCCCTCGCCGACGCCGGGCTGACCGCCTACCACGCGGCGGCGAAGGCAGCGCGCGTATTGCGCCCGGGGGACCGGTGCGTGGTGCTCGGCGCGGGCGGCCTCGGGCACATCGGCATCCAGGTGCTCAAGGCGCTCACCCCCGCCGAACTGGTGGTGGTGGACCGGAACGCGGACGCGGTGAAGCTCGCCGAGTCGATCGGCGCGGACCACGGCGTGGTGGCCGACGGCGGTCAGGTCGACGAGGTCCTGACGCTGACCGGCGGCCACGGCGCCGAGGTGGTGCTGGACTTCGTCGGTGAAGGTGGCGCGACCAAGGACGGTGTGCGGATGTTGCGCCGTGCCGGGGATTACCACGTCGTCGGCTACGGCGAAAACCTCGACGTGCCGACCATCGACATCATCTCCGCCGAACTCGACTTCATCGGCAACCTGGTCGGCTCCTACACCGACCTGTGCGAACTGATGGCGCTGGCCGCGCAGGGCCGGGTGCGGCTGCACACCGCGAAGTACCCGCTGGAACGGTTCCAGGACGCGCTCGACGACCTCGACGCCGGGCGCGTCCGGGGCCGCGCCATCCTCACCCCGTGA
- a CDS encoding iron-sulfur cluster assembly protein — translation MRERQAWRALDAVLDPELDEPITDLDFVRSLEVEGTRVTVHLRLPTAFCSPNFAYLMASDAKDVLSALPWTGEVVVCLDDHHDSDLINRGLAADAGYRGTFGDEAEESLEELRLTFRRKAHTAAMERSLTSLLRQDPELKPHRTVLADLPAGQATDALLRRREALGLSTDPASKVLVDDHGNPYPAEETPVRLRFARSVRISIEGNAHFCRGLLKTRYPEAKANA, via the coding sequence ATGCGGGAAAGGCAAGCCTGGCGGGCACTCGACGCGGTGCTCGACCCCGAACTCGACGAACCGATCACCGACCTGGATTTCGTGCGCTCGCTCGAAGTCGAGGGCACGCGCGTGACCGTGCACCTGCGCCTGCCGACCGCGTTCTGCTCGCCCAACTTCGCCTACCTGATGGCTTCGGACGCGAAGGACGTGCTGTCCGCGTTGCCGTGGACCGGGGAGGTGGTGGTGTGCCTGGACGATCACCACGACTCGGACCTGATCAACCGCGGCCTCGCCGCCGACGCTGGTTACCGCGGCACGTTCGGCGACGAAGCCGAGGAGAGCCTGGAAGAACTGCGCCTGACGTTCCGCCGCAAGGCCCACACCGCCGCGATGGAACGCTCGCTGACTTCCTTGCTGCGCCAAGATCCCGAGCTGAAGCCGCACCGGACCGTGCTCGCGGACCTCCCCGCGGGCCAGGCCACCGACGCGTTGCTGCGCCGCCGCGAAGCGCTCGGGCTCAGCACCGATCCGGCGTCCAAGGTGCTGGTGGACGACCACGGAAACCCTTATCCAGCCGAAGAAACCCCGGTGCGCCTGCGCTTCGCGCGCTCGGTGCGCATCTCCATCGAAGGCAACGCGCACTTCTGCCGTGGCCTGCTGAAAACCCGTTACCCGGAAGCGAAGGCGAACGCATGA
- a CDS encoding amidohydrolase family protein, giving the protein MYTKDGESYFIVDAHIALWDARPANQLNIHGKQFIDCFYDYHRNLSPESELWPYEDYLYYGGERLMKDLFEDGYVDHAIFQPARLGAFYKTGFGQTEEAFDLARRHPDKLTYNHCWDPRFEQAGLDQLRRDAERFGLKGVKLYTAEWQGRSRGYKLDDPWSYRYLEACQELGIRNIHVHKGPTIRPLDRDAFDVADVDHAATDFPELNFVVEHCGLPRLEDFCWIATQEPNVHAGLAVAMPFIHTRPRYFAQIIGELRYWLGEDRIQFSSDYALWTPRWLIERFVDFQLPSDMTEYPPITVAQKKKVLGLNAAAMYGIEVPAGLGLAEPDPVAV; this is encoded by the coding sequence ATGTACACCAAGGATGGCGAGAGCTACTTCATCGTCGACGCGCACATCGCGCTCTGGGACGCCCGCCCGGCCAACCAGCTCAACATCCACGGCAAGCAGTTCATCGACTGCTTCTACGACTACCACCGGAACCTGAGCCCGGAGTCGGAGTTGTGGCCGTACGAGGACTACCTCTACTACGGCGGCGAGCGGCTGATGAAGGACCTGTTCGAGGACGGGTACGTGGACCACGCCATTTTCCAGCCCGCGCGCCTCGGCGCGTTCTACAAGACCGGCTTCGGGCAGACCGAAGAAGCCTTCGATCTGGCCCGGCGCCACCCGGACAAGCTGACCTACAACCACTGCTGGGACCCGCGGTTCGAACAGGCCGGGCTCGACCAGTTGCGCCGGGACGCCGAACGCTTCGGGCTCAAGGGCGTCAAGCTCTACACCGCCGAATGGCAGGGCAGGTCGCGCGGCTACAAACTCGACGACCCGTGGAGCTACCGCTACCTCGAAGCCTGCCAGGAACTGGGCATCCGCAACATCCACGTGCACAAGGGCCCGACCATCCGCCCGCTGGACCGCGACGCGTTCGACGTGGCCGACGTCGACCACGCCGCGACCGACTTCCCCGAGCTGAACTTCGTGGTCGAGCACTGCGGCCTGCCGCGGCTGGAGGACTTCTGCTGGATCGCCACGCAGGAACCGAACGTGCACGCCGGACTGGCCGTGGCGATGCCGTTCATCCACACCCGGCCGCGGTATTTCGCGCAGATCATCGGCGAGTTGCGGTACTGGCTCGGTGAGGACCGGATCCAGTTCTCCAGCGACTACGCGCTCTGGACCCCGCGCTGGCTGATCGAGCGATTCGTCGACTTCCAGCTCCCGTCGGACATGACCGAGTACCCGCCGATCACCGTGGCGCAGAAGAAAAAGGTGCTCGGGCTCAACGCCGCGGCCATGTACGGCATCGAGGTACCCGCCGGGCTGGGACTCGCGGAGCCCGACCCGGTGGCGGTGTGA
- a CDS encoding GAF domain-containing protein, with amino-acid sequence MENRRLSPGKPRLMASWQRSERYGVSLDEVRPVFIGSVDTGSLLYECGSEVLTGLQATLANEPVSMMITDSAGLVLARLCGDDSINRSLDRVHLAPGFYFSERNAGTNGLGLALADRAPTLVRAEEHYCTGLRGYTCAAVPVLDPLTGELAGSVNLTTWSDSSSDLLLALAQAAAGNTTALMLARSAGRRMRPVPRGEVFHVYADRFEQADGGRCASRSWNAAVAEAHTALAAGRVVAVVGEPGAGKTALASLAHRQARPRERVLSARPPAPDDVDAWLTLWTPELEKDDTCVIVSGVDKLPAWAAGELVRLFTSARREGARPQPFVLTAEDFAALPSALVALVDTVVEAPALRHRPDDILPLARHFAQRERGRAISFTAAASQALTEYHWPENVKQLKRVARTAAARADVVDLRHLPTQVFSSGTHRLSRLQALERDEIVRCLTEPGATVVRAAAELGMSRATIYRKMAHYEIKVPNR; translated from the coding sequence GTGGAGAATCGGCGGCTTTCGCCGGGCAAGCCACGGCTGATGGCGTCCTGGCAGCGCAGCGAGCGCTACGGGGTGTCGCTGGACGAGGTGCGGCCGGTGTTCATCGGCTCGGTCGACACCGGTTCCCTGCTCTACGAATGCGGGTCCGAGGTGCTCACCGGCCTGCAGGCCACGCTGGCGAACGAGCCGGTGAGCATGATGATCACCGACAGCGCCGGGCTGGTGCTCGCCCGGTTGTGCGGTGACGACTCGATCAACCGCTCACTCGATCGGGTGCACCTGGCCCCGGGGTTCTACTTCTCCGAACGCAACGCCGGTACGAACGGGCTCGGCCTGGCACTGGCCGATCGCGCGCCCACGCTGGTCCGCGCCGAGGAGCACTACTGCACCGGGCTGCGGGGCTACACCTGCGCGGCGGTGCCCGTGCTCGACCCGCTCACCGGCGAACTGGCCGGCAGCGTCAACCTGACCACCTGGTCGGACTCGTCCTCGGACCTGCTGCTGGCGCTGGCCCAGGCCGCCGCCGGGAACACCACCGCGCTGATGCTGGCGCGCTCGGCCGGGCGCCGGATGCGGCCGGTTCCGCGCGGCGAGGTGTTCCACGTCTACGCCGACCGGTTCGAGCAGGCCGACGGCGGCCGGTGCGCGTCACGGTCGTGGAACGCCGCCGTCGCCGAAGCGCACACCGCGCTCGCCGCCGGCCGGGTGGTCGCGGTGGTCGGCGAGCCCGGCGCGGGCAAGACCGCGCTGGCTTCGCTGGCCCACCGGCAGGCGCGCCCGCGCGAACGCGTGCTCAGCGCCCGTCCCCCGGCACCGGACGACGTCGACGCCTGGCTCACGCTGTGGACGCCGGAGCTGGAGAAGGACGACACCTGCGTGATCGTTTCCGGCGTGGACAAGCTGCCCGCCTGGGCGGCCGGTGAACTGGTCAGGTTGTTCACCTCGGCCCGCCGCGAAGGCGCGCGGCCGCAGCCGTTCGTGCTGACCGCCGAGGATTTCGCCGCGCTGCCGAGCGCGCTCGTCGCTTTGGTCGACACGGTGGTCGAGGCACCGGCGCTGCGCCACCGCCCCGACGACATCCTGCCGCTGGCCCGGCACTTCGCCCAGCGCGAGCGCGGGCGGGCGATCAGCTTCACCGCCGCCGCGTCGCAAGCGCTGACCGAATACCACTGGCCGGAGAACGTCAAGCAGCTCAAGCGCGTCGCCCGCACCGCGGCGGCCCGCGCGGACGTGGTCGACCTGCGGCACCTGCCGACCCAGGTGTTCAGCTCGGGCACGCACCGGTTGAGCAGGCTGCAGGCGCTCGAACGCGACGAGATCGTGCGCTGCCTGACCGAACCCGGGGCCACCGTGGTGCGCGCGGCAGCCGAGCTGGGCATGAGCCGGGCGACCATCTACCGCAAGATGGCGCACTACGAGATCAAGGTGCCGAACCGATGA
- a CDS encoding nitroreductase/quinone reductase family protein has protein sequence MNKHELVTAFQRRVGNPILRRLPFQVLLETTGRTSGQARRTPIGGRRVGDEFWFVSEFGEKSHYVRNIQADPAVRVRLGGHWHRGVACLLPDDDARARLKSLPRLNSAAVRAMGTDLLTVRVDLSPGAP, from the coding sequence ATGAACAAGCACGAACTGGTGACCGCGTTCCAGCGGCGCGTGGGCAATCCGATCCTGCGGCGGCTGCCGTTCCAGGTGCTGCTGGAGACCACCGGCCGGACGTCCGGCCAGGCGCGGCGCACCCCGATCGGCGGACGGCGCGTCGGCGACGAGTTCTGGTTCGTCTCCGAGTTCGGCGAAAAATCGCACTACGTCCGCAACATCCAGGCCGACCCGGCGGTCCGGGTCCGGCTGGGCGGGCACTGGCACCGCGGCGTCGCCTGCCTCCTGCCGGACGACGACGCCCGCGCCCGGCTGAAGTCGTTGCCTCGGCTGAACAGCGCCGCGGTGCGCGCGATGGGCACGGACCTGCTGACCGTGCGCGTGGACCTCAGTCCAGGAGCACCCTGA
- a CDS encoding TetR/AcrR family transcriptional regulator, which yields MAADLPGIVRLRDRREALTLRTILTAARGLFAERGYARTPIRLIAQEAGVAPQTIYAHFGSKAGVLGGLVDLLDDEAGLPDLMTSAEGMTDPAELLGLLAKASRQVRDRCGDIVAILSSGAAVDPDIAATEAEGARRNRLGVELVIERIRAAGHRLDPKATDIAVALMTAGVHDSLVGAAGWSPDDYEDWLKRTLVRVLLD from the coding sequence ATGGCAGCGGACCTGCCGGGCATCGTCCGGCTGCGGGACCGGCGTGAAGCGCTGACCCTGCGCACGATCCTCACCGCGGCACGCGGCCTGTTCGCCGAACGCGGGTACGCGCGGACCCCGATCCGGCTGATCGCCCAGGAGGCGGGGGTCGCGCCGCAGACGATCTACGCGCACTTCGGGTCGAAGGCGGGGGTGCTCGGCGGGCTCGTCGATCTGCTCGACGACGAGGCCGGGCTGCCGGACCTGATGACCTCGGCCGAGGGCATGACCGATCCGGCCGAGCTGCTCGGCCTGCTGGCGAAGGCGAGCCGCCAGGTGCGGGACCGCTGCGGCGATATCGTGGCGATCCTGAGCTCGGGCGCCGCGGTCGACCCGGACATCGCGGCGACCGAGGCCGAAGGCGCGCGCCGCAACCGGCTGGGCGTGGAGCTGGTCATCGAGCGCATCCGGGCCGCCGGGCACCGGCTCGACCCGAAGGCCACCGACATCGCCGTCGCCCTGATGACCGCCGGGGTCCACGACAGCCTGGTCGGCGCGGCGGGCTGGTCGCCGGACGACTACGAGGACTGGCTGAAGCGGACCCTGGTCAGGGTGCTCCTGGACTGA
- a CDS encoding SgcJ/EcaC family oxidoreductase, giving the protein MTVEEIITGMRQAWNAGDGAAWGSHFAEDADYVDAVGRIQRGRAVIADEHQKIFDTIYRGSVLEIRRLGVRQLGDGLLLLHTESTLQVPTGPREGTVDAVQTKLVRGGLIHAFHNTARVSLATVTKNDPELARRSPMDWKS; this is encoded by the coding sequence ATGACCGTCGAAGAGATCATCACCGGAATGCGGCAGGCGTGGAACGCGGGCGACGGCGCCGCGTGGGGCTCACACTTCGCCGAGGACGCCGACTACGTCGACGCGGTGGGCCGGATCCAGCGCGGCCGGGCGGTGATCGCGGACGAGCACCAGAAGATCTTCGACACCATCTACCGGGGCAGCGTGCTGGAGATCCGGCGGCTCGGCGTCCGGCAGCTCGGTGACGGACTACTGCTCCTGCACACCGAGTCGACGCTCCAGGTGCCCACGGGCCCGCGCGAGGGCACAGTCGACGCGGTCCAGACCAAGCTCGTGCGCGGCGGCCTGATCCACGCCTTCCACAACACCGCGCGCGTCAGCCTCGCCACCGTCACCAAGAACGACCCGGAGCTGGCCCGCCGTTCGCCGATGGACTGGAAGTCCTGA
- a CDS encoding 2OG-Fe(II) oxygenase: MDKYAKRVAAADWAAVATELDSYGCALLPRLLTAEECRRIAGLWSDTGRFRSTVNLRRHRFGDHGDYRYFAEPFPEPVAALREALYPRLLPIARDWYAKLGREAEWPDTLGDWLRVCHDAGQTRPTPILLRYETGGWNALHRDLYGDKVFPLQVVLNLDEPGTDHTGGEFLLVEQRPRAQSRGMATLIPQGHGLVFTTRDRPVASARGWSAAPVRHGVSPVRSGRRHTLGLVFHDAT; this comes from the coding sequence ATGGACAAGTACGCGAAGCGAGTGGCGGCCGCCGACTGGGCCGCGGTGGCCACCGAGCTGGACAGCTACGGCTGCGCCCTGCTGCCCCGCCTGCTCACCGCGGAGGAATGCCGCCGGATCGCCGGGCTGTGGTCCGACACCGGCCGGTTCCGGTCGACGGTCAACCTGCGACGGCACCGATTCGGCGACCACGGCGACTACCGCTACTTCGCCGAACCGTTCCCCGAACCGGTGGCCGCGCTGCGCGAAGCGCTGTATCCGCGACTGCTGCCGATCGCCCGCGACTGGTACGCCAAGCTCGGCCGGGAGGCCGAATGGCCGGACACCCTGGGCGACTGGCTGCGCGTCTGCCACGACGCCGGGCAGACCCGGCCGACGCCGATCCTGCTGCGTTACGAGACCGGCGGGTGGAACGCGTTGCACCGCGACCTCTACGGCGACAAGGTCTTCCCGCTGCAGGTCGTGCTCAATCTCGACGAGCCGGGCACCGACCACACCGGTGGCGAGTTCCTGCTGGTCGAACAGCGCCCGCGGGCGCAGTCACGCGGCATGGCGACGCTCATCCCGCAGGGCCACGGCCTGGTGTTCACCACCCGCGACCGGCCGGTGGCCTCGGCCCGCGGCTGGTCGGCGGCCCCGGTCCGGCACGGCGTGTCCCCGGTGCGCAGCGGCCGTCGCCACACGCTCGGCCTGGTCTTCCACGACGCGACCTGA
- a CDS encoding TetR/AcrR family transcriptional regulator, with translation MNDGPVRSKRADARRNEKTLLDAAAAIFVEAGVDAPVRDIAARAGVGVGTIYRHFPTRADLIIAVYRHQVEACAEAGPELLVSSESPYAALGQWIDLFVDFLVTKHGLAGVLQSDQAGFDTLHAYFLDRLVPVCTQLLDAAAEAGEIRSDLQALGLMRGVGNLCIGADSDPRYDARQLVRILIAGLRR, from the coding sequence GTGAACGACGGCCCGGTGCGGTCCAAGCGGGCGGACGCCCGGCGCAACGAGAAGACGCTGCTCGACGCGGCGGCGGCGATCTTCGTCGAGGCCGGGGTGGACGCGCCGGTGCGCGACATCGCGGCCAGGGCGGGGGTCGGGGTGGGCACCATCTACCGCCACTTCCCGACGCGGGCGGACCTGATCATCGCGGTGTACCGGCACCAGGTCGAAGCCTGCGCCGAGGCGGGTCCGGAGCTGCTGGTGTCCAGCGAAAGCCCGTATGCCGCGCTCGGGCAGTGGATCGACCTGTTCGTCGATTTCCTGGTCACCAAGCACGGGCTGGCCGGGGTGCTGCAGTCCGACCAAGCCGGCTTCGACACGCTGCACGCGTACTTCCTCGACCGCCTCGTGCCCGTGTGCACGCAGTTGCTCGACGCCGCGGCCGAGGCCGGCGAAATCCGGTCCGACCTGCAGGCACTCGGGCTCATGCGCGGAGTCGGGAACCTGTGCATCGGCGCGGACAGCGACCCCCGCTACGACGCCCGGCAGCTGGTCCGGATCCTGATCGCCGGACTCCGCCGCTGA